One segment of Candidatus Nitrospira nitrosa DNA contains the following:
- the proC gene encoding pyrroline-5-carboxylate reductase, producing MSNAVVMHTIGFIGGGRMAEALISGVLTARLFEPGKIRVADPDATRQDHLKRHYGVHVGLTHDEVVRASDVVMLAVKPQVIADVLRGLGKGVSNRLIVSVAAGVPINRIQELLGPQASIIRAMPNTPAMVGAGMTALTVGPGVGSEAVARVQQIFESVGKVVLLEERLMDAVTGLSGSGPAYIFLAIEAMADGGVKMGLPRETASVLAAQTVLGAAKMVVESGQHPARLKDQVASPGGTTIAGLHRLEQGGLRAVLMDAVEAATKRSQELGN from the coding sequence ATGTCTAACGCAGTCGTTATGCACACCATTGGGTTTATCGGAGGTGGGCGCATGGCAGAAGCGTTGATCAGTGGGGTGCTCACTGCCCGGTTGTTTGAGCCGGGAAAGATTCGTGTGGCCGATCCAGATGCTACGAGGCAGGATCACTTGAAGAGACATTACGGTGTTCACGTGGGTCTCACGCATGATGAGGTGGTACGTGCAAGTGATGTCGTCATGCTCGCCGTTAAGCCGCAGGTCATTGCCGACGTACTCAGGGGACTGGGAAAGGGTGTCAGTAATCGGCTTATCGTGTCGGTGGCTGCCGGAGTTCCCATCAATCGAATTCAGGAACTTCTCGGCCCTCAAGCGTCAATTATACGTGCCATGCCGAATACGCCGGCGATGGTCGGGGCAGGGATGACGGCATTAACGGTTGGTCCAGGAGTTGGATCAGAGGCGGTCGCCCGCGTGCAGCAGATATTTGAATCGGTCGGGAAAGTTGTTCTGCTTGAGGAGCGCCTGATGGATGCTGTAACTGGTTTGAGCGGAAGCGGCCCCGCGTATATTTTCCTGGCTATCGAGGCAATGGCGGATGGTGGAGTAAAAATGGGTTTGCCTCGAGAGACGGCGAGTGTGTTGGCTGCGCAGACGGTTTTGGGTGCGGCTAAGATGGTAGTAGAGTCCGGTCAGCATCCTGCGCGTCTTAAGGACCAAGTCGCGTCTCCAGGGGGAACGACGATCGCGGGATTGCATCGGTTGGAACAGGGTGGCCTGCGAGCTGTATTGATGGACGCAGTTGAGGCTGCAACAAAACGATCTCAGGAGCTTGGAAACTAA
- a CDS encoding YggT family protein — MFVVGNTLLGLATVLDYALSFYSWIIIARALISWVNPDPWNPIVQFLTRATEPILAPIRRRIGLGMGMDLSPLIVIAAIWFMQIAVVQSVKDIAVRMN, encoded by the coding sequence ATGTTTGTGGTTGGAAATACCTTGTTAGGGCTGGCAACGGTGCTAGACTATGCCTTGTCTTTCTATAGTTGGATTATTATTGCACGGGCGCTTATTTCGTGGGTCAATCCGGATCCGTGGAATCCAATTGTCCAATTTCTCACTCGTGCAACGGAACCGATACTGGCTCCAATTCGTCGGCGGATTGGATTGGGGATGGGCATGGACCTTTCTCCATTGATCGTCATCGCGGCGATTTGGTTTATGCAAATTGCGGTTGTCCAGTCGGTAAAGGACATCGCAGTACGGATGAATTGA
- a CDS encoding DivIVA domain-containing protein has product MKITPIDIQQMVFQVKLRGYDREEVNRFLEEIAQTVEYLNRDNAALREKIYSLEQQVTELKRTETTLSNTLVSAQSLAEDVKRSAQRDAELIVKEAELKAGELFRQARVELGNTQRDLSVLKKQRLLMVERMRATLSTFERMLDVEASEVYQEHHSLPEEKLEGESSPMR; this is encoded by the coding sequence ATGAAGATCACGCCGATTGATATTCAACAGATGGTGTTTCAGGTCAAGCTCCGTGGTTATGATCGCGAAGAGGTGAACCGATTTCTGGAAGAGATCGCACAGACGGTTGAATACCTGAATCGGGACAATGCCGCATTACGTGAAAAAATCTACTCACTTGAGCAACAGGTGACGGAGTTGAAGCGGACCGAGACGACGTTGTCCAACACCCTGGTTTCGGCACAGTCGTTGGCCGAGGACGTGAAGCGTAGCGCCCAACGAGATGCCGAGCTGATTGTGAAAGAAGCGGAATTGAAGGCTGGTGAACTCTTTCGGCAAGCACGGGTTGAGCTTGGGAATACCCAGCGGGATCTGTCCGTCCTGAAGAAGCAGCGTCTGCTGATGGTGGAGCGTATGCGAGCCACACTCAGCACATTCGAACGAATGCTGGATGTTGAAGCAAGTGAGGTCTATCAAGAGCATCACAGTCTGCCGGAGGAAAAACTGGAGGGAGAATCCAGCCCGATGCGATGA
- a CDS encoding serine hydrolase domain-containing protein translates to MFEPSAIQVALDRAVENGVFPGTVLAVRQGDGPIARFCAGRLSVDPPGASVLTSTIYDLASLTKPLATVTALVLLIQNGRCRLDAHLAEYLEECGESPIGSATLRDLLTHQSGLPGWRGYYERLSPDGTIPSSREERSLAKQKLLSCIRSEVSVYARGARSLYSDLGFMLLGLVVERTSGQPLNQFFSDRILYRLGSPCIQFVLPEERDTFLERVRETHDGVAPTEFDPWRGRVLCGEVHDQNAGAMGGEAGHAGLFGNVDAVMAITGEWLRAYHGQPSILDGDLVREFTKRQAKEGASSWALGWDTPSKPSSAGSHFSAQSFGHLGYTGTSIWIDPVARLEVVLMSNRVHPSSRNEAIREFRPVIHDLVSQEFHT, encoded by the coding sequence ATGTTCGAACCTTCAGCCATTCAGGTTGCACTCGACCGAGCCGTCGAGAATGGAGTTTTCCCTGGAACGGTATTGGCAGTGCGTCAGGGAGATGGCCCGATCGCTCGATTTTGTGCCGGTCGGTTATCAGTAGATCCACCAGGAGCCTCTGTTCTTACCTCAACTATCTATGATCTGGCTTCCTTAACGAAACCTCTGGCCACCGTGACCGCTCTTGTGCTGCTGATTCAGAACGGCCGGTGTCGGCTTGATGCGCATCTTGCTGAGTACCTTGAGGAATGCGGTGAGAGTCCGATCGGGTCTGCGACTCTCCGAGACTTATTGACTCATCAATCTGGATTGCCTGGATGGCGAGGGTATTATGAGCGGCTTAGTCCGGATGGAACCATTCCATCATCGAGAGAGGAGAGGAGCCTGGCGAAACAAAAGCTATTGAGCTGCATCCGATCGGAAGTTTCAGTCTATGCGCGCGGTGCTCGCAGCCTTTATAGCGATCTGGGGTTCATGTTATTGGGCCTGGTCGTTGAACGGACCAGCGGGCAACCATTGAATCAGTTTTTTTCTGATCGCATCCTGTATCGGCTGGGGAGCCCATGTATTCAATTTGTCCTGCCTGAAGAGCGAGACACATTTCTTGAGCGAGTGCGTGAAACACATGACGGGGTCGCTCCGACGGAGTTCGATCCCTGGCGAGGCCGGGTATTGTGTGGAGAAGTGCACGACCAGAATGCCGGGGCAATGGGAGGCGAGGCGGGTCACGCGGGGTTATTTGGAAATGTTGACGCAGTTATGGCTATCACAGGCGAGTGGCTAAGGGCGTACCATGGACAGCCGTCAATCCTCGATGGAGATCTTGTCAGGGAGTTTACCAAGCGGCAGGCGAAAGAAGGGGCATCTAGTTGGGCTCTGGGATGGGATACTCCCTCAAAGCCGTCATCGGCCGGATCGCACTTCTCAGCTCAGTCCTTCGGTCATCTCGGCTATACCGGAACTTCAATTTGGATTGATCCCGTAGCGCGTTTGGAGGTTGTGTTGATGTCCAATCGTGTTCATCCCTCAAGTCGGAATGAGGCGATTCGGGAGTTCCGTCCGGTGATCCACGACCTTGTCAGTCAAGAATTTCATACCTGA
- a CDS encoding CDP-alcohol phosphatidyltransferase family protein: protein MSKRHSMNIPNSLTILRILLVPVIIGFMTYGSYGFALLTLLLAGLTDAVDGYLARKLNQRTRLGTLLDPLADKLLLTSSFISLAVLHLVPSWLVILVVSRDLMLLLGTVVAHVTSTPITVTPTFLGKGTTLFQLSYVLLTILLTWRGIDRSTITPLVVLMVGFTLASGFHYLYRGYRDANAAPPLS, encoded by the coding sequence ATGTCCAAACGCCACTCCATGAATATTCCGAATAGTCTGACCATCCTTCGTATCCTCTTGGTTCCCGTCATTATTGGCTTCATGACCTATGGTTCCTATGGATTCGCCCTGCTGACACTGCTGCTCGCTGGCCTTACGGATGCAGTTGACGGCTACCTTGCACGTAAGCTTAATCAGCGAACACGATTGGGAACGTTGCTCGATCCGCTCGCGGACAAGCTGCTGCTGACATCAAGCTTTATTTCGCTCGCCGTGCTCCATCTTGTGCCGTCCTGGCTCGTCATCTTGGTTGTGAGCCGCGACCTGATGCTCCTGCTCGGGACGGTGGTCGCCCATGTGACGAGTACGCCGATTACTGTCACTCCAACGTTCTTAGGGAAGGGAACGACGCTGTTTCAATTGAGCTATGTTCTGCTTACCATTCTGCTGACATGGCGTGGGATCGATCGCTCGACGATTACCCCGCTGGTTGTCTTAATGGTTGGGTTTACCCTTGCCTCAGGATTCCACTACCTGTATCGAGGGTACCGAGATGCAAATGCAGCCCCTCCCCTGAGCTAA